TTGTGAGCTTTGCCATGAATTGTAACTAAACTGAAAATCGTATTTCTTGTGCACCTTAATTTACAGGATAACCAAtaaaggggaaaaaaataaaggctttaTTGTTACATTATTCTTCAGCATGTTCCtctattcagaatcagaatgaatTGAATGAATAAGGATGCAAACTGCAGTGCATTGTGTGCCGGGGTCCCAGAGTCAGTGTGGTGCAGGGGGCTTGTTTGTGAGCCCCTTGTTAcaaatgtagtcatttagcagacgctcttatccagagcgacttacacaacgtcattttgcacggccaagaatcgaaccggcaactttctgattactagcccgattccccaaccgctcaaccacctgactcttGTTTGTGAGTCCATTGGTTTTAATGGACCGGACACTTTTGCTGGATGGGAAGAGGTGGTGGCCAGGATGGGAAGGGTCAGCAATGATCCTGCTTGCTCTCTTGCTAGTCCTGGAATGGAACAGGTCAGGGTGGGACCAAATGATCTGCTGCAGTCTGCCTTGGTCCTTGGCAGTGGAGGTGCAAACCAGACTGAGTTGGGATGGACTCGATGATGGCTGAGGATGGACTATTAATGGGTAACTTAAAAGCAAAGAGGGTGGCTAACCATATAAATGAAACATGCAAACATGAAGAACATGAAATGAGTCCAACATTACCCAAAGTCATCTGGACAGCTATCTGAAATGATGCTGGGCAATGATGTTCCTTGCAGCCGCTCCGACCGCTCATGTAGATGGATCGGTTCCACATTGTCCTCAGGATGGGCCACGATCACTgggaccctctccctcctgagtGTGGCCACATTGTGGAGCACAGCACATGCCACCGTGATTGCACAGGCCCTGTCCGGTTCCACCCTCAGCCCCCGCAGACAATTAAATCTGCCCTTTAGTAGGCCAAAGGTCATCTCTATCCGTGCCCTCGTTCTAGAGAGAGCACCGTTGAACCGAACCTCAGGGCCTGGGGCTAGCTCGGGATACGGGGTCATGAACCAGGGCCTGCAGGCGTAATCCCTGTCTCCAATTAGGAGCCCATCGTAGTTACCTAGTATATGATATGAACAGTGTTGGATCACCTCTACATAAAATAATCAATTTCTGAATGACATGTGATTTGCTATACCTTGCTCAAAGCTGTAGCATAGTGTGGAGTCTCGGAATATCCGGGAGTCGTGGACAGACCCCGGCCACTTGACCTCAACATTTGTGATCAGACAGCTGGAGTCACAGATCATCTAAGATGAATTGCAGTCAAGTCATGGGTATTGTACAGTACATTAGTAGCCTACAGCAGGCAATTGCAAGGTCCATGTCTATTGTCAAAGACAAATGATTGTTTTTAGAACAATGTAATTTGAGGAAAATTATGTAATTACCTGAACATTAAGGCTGTGAAAGCCCTTTCTATTCACAAAATCGGCCTTGTTTGGCCTAGAGGGCTTTTTCAGGCGGATATGGGTGCAGTCCACTGTGCCAATGACATTAGGAAACTCTGCATAGTGATAAACTCCATAATGAATGGTGAT
This genomic stretch from Hypomesus transpacificus isolate Combined female chromosome 8, fHypTra1, whole genome shotgun sequence harbors:
- the LOC124470374 gene encoding putative nuclease HARBI1, whose translation is MASPFLRDPVDEGAILVQLAFHTDRVLRDRQDPLCHTDEFLFERFRFSQQGLIYLQDLLGPYIANVTRRSRALTVLQTLCIALRFFASGTFLYSVGDAENIGNAAACVAVRKVYLALNQLINKFIIFPGHVPVNDIKEGFYAIAEFPNVIGTVDCTHIRLKKPSRPNKADFVNRKGFHSLNVQMICDSSCLITNVEVKWPGSVHDSRIFRDSTLCYSFEQGNYDGLLIGDRDYACRPWFMTPYPELAPGPEVRFNGALSRTRARIEMTFGLLKGRFNCLRGLRVEPDRACAITVACAVLHNVATLRRERVPVIVAHPEDNVEPIHLHERSERLQGTSLPSIISDSCPDDFG